Within Streptomyces antibioticus, the genomic segment GTACGGAGGCGTGATCCATGGGATCCACTCCAGCACCCCGGCGCGGCCCCCACAACGGAATTAGCCGCGCTCCCCCGACTCCGTGGCCGCGCGCACCGCCTCCAGATACGCGGCGAGCCGGTCGCGGTTGCGGGCCAGGCAGTCGATCCGGGCCCGGATGCGGTCCAGGTGCCCCTGGAGGAGGGCGGCGGTCTCGGGGCTCAGATGGCCGGCGGGCAGCAGGATCTCCTCCGGACCCGAGAGGTACGGCAGGATCGCGCGGATCATCTCG encodes:
- a CDS encoding MerR family transcriptional regulator, coding for MKIGELSRRTGVPTRLLRYYEEQDLLHPERGENGYRVYGEAAVRDVGQIRGLLDSGLTTEMIRAILPYLSGPEEILLPAGHLSPETAALLQGHLDRIRARIDCLARNRDRLAAYLEAVRAATESGERG